From Agromyces sp. SYSU T00194, a single genomic window includes:
- the hflX gene encoding GTPase HflX, translating into MDRTDERLDADDAVERVLAHGDAHARGFSLFDGRAGALQVHGTLSGATGDEGFDGDQFDREDRAALRRVSGLSTELEDVTEVEYRQLRLENVVLIGVHPQGGQRDAENSLRELSALAETAGARVLDGLLQRRPHPDPSTYLGRGKAEELRMIVASLEADTVIADTELAPSQRRALEDVVKVKVIDRTAVILDIFSQHAKSREGKAQVELAQLEYLLPRLRGWGESMSRQAGGQVGGAGAGMGSRGPGETKIELDRRRIHTRMSRLRKQIAAMKPAREAKRANRRRNAVPSVAIAGYTNAGKSSLVNRITGAGVLVENALFATLDATVRRNQTPDGRLYTIADTVGFVRNLPHQLVEAFRSTLEEVGDSDLIVHVVDASHPDPASQLATVRDVIGELGARDIPELVVFNKSDLIDDEERLVLRGLEPEAVFASARTGAGIPELLQAIADRIPDPSVEVDLLVPYDRGDIVSTLHEAGRVLEVDYRDDGTHVRALANPELAAQLAGYSVRPAASVTD; encoded by the coding sequence ATGGATCGTACCGACGAACGGCTGGACGCCGACGACGCCGTGGAGCGCGTGCTCGCCCACGGCGATGCGCACGCGCGCGGCTTCAGCCTGTTCGACGGCCGGGCCGGCGCGCTGCAGGTGCACGGCACGCTGTCGGGCGCGACCGGCGACGAGGGCTTCGACGGCGACCAGTTCGACCGCGAGGACCGCGCGGCGCTGCGTCGCGTCTCGGGCCTGTCGACCGAGCTCGAGGACGTCACCGAGGTCGAGTACCGGCAGCTGCGGCTCGAGAACGTCGTGCTCATCGGCGTGCACCCGCAGGGCGGGCAGCGCGACGCCGAGAACTCGCTGCGCGAGCTCTCGGCGCTGGCCGAGACCGCGGGCGCCCGCGTGCTCGACGGGCTGCTGCAACGTCGGCCGCACCCCGATCCGAGCACGTACCTCGGCCGCGGCAAGGCCGAGGAGCTGCGCATGATCGTGGCCTCCCTCGAGGCCGACACCGTGATCGCCGACACCGAGCTCGCGCCCAGCCAGCGGCGCGCGCTGGAGGACGTGGTGAAGGTGAAGGTGATCGACCGCACGGCCGTGATCCTCGACATCTTCAGCCAGCACGCCAAGAGCCGCGAGGGCAAGGCGCAGGTCGAGCTCGCCCAGCTCGAGTACCTCCTGCCGCGCCTGCGCGGCTGGGGCGAGTCGATGTCCCGCCAGGCCGGTGGCCAGGTGGGCGGCGCGGGCGCCGGCATGGGCTCGCGCGGACCGGGTGAGACGAAGATCGAGCTCGACCGCCGCCGCATCCACACCCGCATGTCGCGCCTGCGCAAGCAGATCGCGGCCATGAAGCCGGCCCGCGAGGCCAAGCGCGCGAACCGCCGCCGCAACGCGGTGCCGTCGGTCGCGATCGCCGGGTACACCAACGCCGGCAAGTCGAGCCTCGTCAACCGCATCACCGGTGCCGGCGTGCTCGTCGAGAACGCGCTGTTCGCGACGCTCGACGCGACCGTGCGCCGCAACCAGACGCCCGACGGCCGCCTGTACACGATCGCCGACACCGTCGGGTTCGTGCGGAACCTCCCGCACCAGCTCGTCGAGGCGTTCCGCTCGACGCTCGAGGAGGTCGGCGACTCCGACCTGATCGTGCACGTGGTCGACGCGTCGCACCCCGACCCGGCGAGCCAGCTCGCGACGGTGCGCGACGTCATCGGCGAGCTCGGCGCCCGCGACATCCCCGAGCTCGTGGTCTTCAACAAGTCCGACCTCATCGACGACGAGGAGCGGCTCGTGCTGCGCGGCCTCGAGCCCGAGGCGGTCTTCGCCTCGGCCCGCACCGGCGCCGGCATCCCCGAGCTGCTGCAGGCCATCGCCGACCGCATCCCCGACCCGTCGGTCGAGGTCGACCTGCTCGTGCCGTACGACCGCGGCGACATCGTCTCGACGCTGCACGAGGCCGGGCGCGTGCTCGAGGTCGACTACCGCGACGACGGCACGCACGTGCGCGCCCTCGCCAATCCGGAGCTCGCCGCGCAGCTCGCGGGGTACTCGGTGCGCCCCGCCGCATCCGTCACCGACTAG
- the dapF gene encoding diaminopimelate epimerase has product MPFDLPFTKGQGTGNDFVLVSDPDGELDLTPERVAAICDRRFGVGADGVIRAVRSRALDDGAAALAEDPAAEWFMDYRNADGSIAEMCGNGIRVFARYLLQQGLVELEPGATLPIGTRTGVHAVLANATGFQADLGRWRLEGGEPLVRAKELPVARPGLGVDVGNPHVVVAVADDDELESIDLSFVPVLEPAPKHGANVEFVVPGEPLVVDGVGRIRMRVHERGSGETLSCGTGAVAAALAVRHWAGAGAPDEWRVQVPGGILGVRMVAADDGEHVALAGPAELVFDGVLTLD; this is encoded by the coding sequence ATGCCGTTCGATCTGCCGTTCACCAAGGGCCAGGGCACGGGCAACGACTTCGTCCTCGTCTCCGACCCCGACGGGGAGCTCGACCTCACGCCCGAGCGCGTGGCCGCCATCTGCGACCGCCGGTTCGGCGTGGGCGCCGACGGCGTGATCCGCGCCGTGCGCTCGCGCGCGCTCGACGACGGCGCCGCGGCGCTCGCGGAGGACCCCGCCGCGGAGTGGTTCATGGACTACCGCAACGCCGACGGGTCGATCGCCGAGATGTGCGGCAACGGCATCCGCGTCTTCGCGCGGTACCTGCTGCAGCAGGGGCTCGTCGAGCTCGAGCCCGGGGCGACGCTGCCGATCGGCACGCGCACCGGCGTCCACGCGGTGCTCGCGAACGCGACCGGCTTCCAGGCCGACCTCGGCCGGTGGCGGCTCGAGGGCGGCGAGCCGCTCGTGCGGGCCAAGGAGCTGCCGGTCGCCCGTCCCGGCCTCGGCGTCGACGTGGGCAACCCGCACGTGGTCGTCGCGGTCGCCGACGACGACGAGCTCGAGTCGATCGACCTGTCGTTCGTGCCGGTGCTGGAGCCCGCCCCGAAGCACGGCGCCAACGTCGAGTTCGTCGTGCCCGGCGAGCCGCTCGTGGTCGACGGCGTGGGCCGCATCCGCATGCGCGTGCACGAGCGCGGCTCGGGCGAGACGCTCTCATGCGGCACCGGCGCGGTCGCCGCCGCGCTCGCGGTGCGGCACTGGGCCGGCGCGGGCGCGCCGGACGAGTGGCGCGTGCAGGTGCCGGGCGGCATCCTGGGCGTCCGCATGGTCGCGGCCGACGACGGCGAGCACGTGGCGCTCGCGGGCCCGGCAGAGCTCGTCTTCGACGGGGTGCTGACGCTCGACTGA
- the miaA gene encoding tRNA (adenosine(37)-N6)-dimethylallyltransferase MiaA, which produces MTLIAVVGATGTGKSEFALDLAEAIAARGGAAEVVNADAMQLYRGMDIGTAKLAADERRGVPHHLLDVLDVTDEASVAAYQHDARAAITAVRARGAVPLLVGGSGLYVSSVLYGFEFPGTDAEVRARLEAELERDGRAALHRRLVELDAPTAEAVGPHNARRIVRALEVIEVTGEPAAARLPDEPVPWTAHEVLRLHVDREVLVPRLDARVEGMWRDGLVDEVRGLMPLGIERGVTASRAIGYAQAIAEVHGRMPRADAIAETQALTRRYARRQVGWFKRSRDEVVVDATDAGARDAHLRRLATLD; this is translated from the coding sequence GTGACCCTGATCGCGGTCGTCGGCGCGACCGGTACCGGCAAGTCGGAGTTCGCGCTCGACCTGGCCGAGGCGATCGCCGCGCGCGGCGGCGCGGCCGAGGTCGTGAACGCCGACGCGATGCAGCTGTACCGCGGCATGGACATCGGCACCGCGAAGCTCGCCGCCGACGAGCGCCGCGGCGTGCCGCACCACCTGCTCGACGTGCTCGACGTCACCGACGAGGCATCCGTCGCCGCCTACCAGCACGACGCGCGCGCGGCGATCACCGCCGTCCGTGCGCGCGGCGCGGTGCCGCTGCTCGTCGGCGGATCCGGCCTCTACGTCTCGTCGGTGCTGTACGGGTTCGAGTTCCCCGGCACCGATGCCGAGGTGCGCGCCCGACTCGAGGCCGAGCTCGAGCGCGACGGGCGTGCCGCGCTGCACCGTCGCCTGGTCGAGCTCGACGCGCCCACGGCGGAGGCCGTCGGACCGCACAACGCGCGCCGCATCGTCCGCGCGCTCGAGGTGATCGAGGTGACCGGGGAGCCGGCCGCCGCCCGGCTGCCCGACGAACCGGTGCCCTGGACCGCGCACGAGGTGCTGCGCCTGCACGTCGACCGCGAGGTGCTGGTGCCCCGGCTCGACGCCAGGGTCGAGGGCATGTGGCGCGACGGACTCGTCGACGAGGTGCGCGGGCTGATGCCGCTCGGCATCGAGCGCGGGGTCACCGCGAGCCGGGCCATCGGGTACGCCCAGGCGATCGCCGAGGTGCACGGGCGGATGCCCCGGGCCGACGCGATCGCCGAGACCCAGGCGCTCACGCGCCGCTACGCCCGCCGGCAGGTCGGCTGGTTCAAGCGCTCCCGCGACGAGGTCGTGGTGGATGCCACCGATGCCGGGGCGCGCGACGCGCACCTGCGTCGCCTGGCGACCCTAGACTGA
- a CDS encoding class I SAM-dependent methyltransferase yields MASDHYFSSQPASAAARRPLTVRLSGREVRLTTASGVFSPDRIDHGTQVLLANTPAPPGDGALLDLGSGWGPIALTLGIESPDADVWAVDVNERALDLVRRNAADLGLPRVNAALPDDVPDDLRFRTIWSNPPIRIGKQELHEMLLHWLPRLADDGDAWLVVQRNLGSDSLQRWLQETLPEFAVDRAATGKGYRVLHVHRHAA; encoded by the coding sequence ATGGCGTCGGACCACTACTTCTCGTCGCAGCCCGCCAGCGCCGCCGCCCGTCGCCCGCTCACCGTGCGGCTGTCCGGCCGCGAGGTGCGGCTCACGACCGCATCCGGCGTCTTCAGCCCCGACCGCATCGACCACGGCACCCAGGTGCTGCTGGCCAACACCCCCGCACCACCGGGCGACGGCGCCCTGCTCGACCTCGGCTCCGGCTGGGGGCCGATCGCGCTGACGCTGGGCATCGAGTCGCCCGACGCGGACGTCTGGGCGGTCGACGTGAACGAACGCGCCCTCGACCTCGTGCGCCGGAACGCCGCCGACCTCGGGCTCCCCCGTGTCAACGCCGCACTGCCCGACGATGTTCCCGATGACCTGCGGTTCCGCACCATCTGGTCGAACCCGCCCATCCGCATCGGCAAGCAGGAGCTGCACGAGATGCTGCTGCACTGGCTGCCCCGCCTCGCCGACGACGGCGACGCCTGGCTCGTGGTGCAGCGCAACCTCGGCTCGGACTCGCTCCAGCGCTGGCTGCAGGAGACGCTGCCCGAGTTCGCGGTCGATCGCGCCGCGACCGGGAAGGGCTACCGGGTGCTGCACGTGCACCGGCACGCCGCCTAG